From Oenanthe melanoleuca isolate GR-GAL-2019-014 chromosome 4, OMel1.0, whole genome shotgun sequence:
ACCTGACCAAGATTTAGGCAGCATGGACTAGAGGAAAGGCATGAGATCActgtggagaaaaggagagaaaccTCTGGAAAATCAGACCTTGCTACTTAGCTGCTTGTGGCATTTGGCTTGGATTCTGCTGTGATGAAGCCTCTGGCTCAACTGGAGTGCTAAGAATTAATAACAGAATTTTCGCCTTCATTACACCCTCTAAAGGTCACAGCCAAGCAGTGGTAAAGAAGTTAATCTGGTTAGCAGAGCACAGATGAGAGCTTAGTTCTTGAAGAATCTCACTTCTTGTCAGGATTTCTTCTTAaatctcccagcagagctgccttgaGAAGTAGAATCCTGTCATGAACTTGCACACAGGAGGTAGCTGTCAAGTGGGGCGTCCATAAAAATGCCTTTAGCTTATGGAAGCTTTTTGTTTTGGCATGGGTACAGTTATGTTTTGATTAGCATGCAGTATAACAGGGGCTGTACTTGAAAAAGCAAGTATTCATCTGGTGTGTATATGTCTGTTTGGTTTAGACTGAGAGTAACCATGACACAGCCTTGACACTGGCTTGTGCTGGTGGCCACGAAGAACTGGTACAAACCctgctggagagaggagctAACATTGAACACAGGGACAAGAAGGGTAGGTATCTCACCATGGCAGTATGAATCCTGTCTGCTTTGCCAGTGTGTCCCACTAAATAAATCCCCAATAATCCTAGACTTCATATGAAGCCTTCAGGCTTGCTTTTCTGGTGGCCTAACTCATgtgatgttttctgtttcagggTTTACTCCGCTTATTTTGGCTGCTACAGCCGGCCACGTGGGTGTTGTGGAAATCTTACTGGATAATGGAGCTGATATTGAAGCCCAGTCTGAGAGAACCAAGGACACTCCCTTGTCTTTGGCTTGCTCAGGAGGGAGGCAAGAGGTGAAGTAACCCTTAAATCTTCAGAAGCTGTTGGTGAATGACAGATTATGTCAGTACAGTACAAGAATCTTCCTGAAAAGATACAGTCACACAAGAGAGCCTCACATTTTCCAATTAAGACATTACAATGTGTCTCATATAGATTGCTTTTTCTCTTGATAACTGGAccagtgctgtgcaggtgtCCTTGTGAATGCTGTCATTAGTTCCTCATTATGGGACTTTCACCAGCATAATTAGATGTAGATATGAAAGTGAATGCCATGCGTGTTCTTGCTGAAAATCAGGAGTTAGACATAAATGGGTTCCATATATGAGCCGTATCAGagtttttgagggaaaaaaagggaaaaagctgGGCTTTGGGCAGCAGAAGTGATGTCAGAACACCCTTCTGCCCAAATGTTTTGGATTTGACAGTGTATTTATCCGTGGTTTCATGGGAAAACATTCTGATTGAGAATTATGCAGGTCAAATCTAAACGTTTTTAATGCTTAAAACCTGTAAGTGAAGCAAATTTAACGTTGCACTGGAAGTTATACCACAGGTTTTCACCTCAGTGTACACTGTGATTTTAAGTTGCTAGACAGCTTAGTTTCTTGTCAAgtcctctgcaggagcagaaaaaagCAGGAGTACTTTGTACACCATATTGAAACTGAGTCTCTGGATCTGACAGGCTGAAATCATCATGAAGAGATTGGCTTTTTCTTGCTCTGCTGTTGAATTTGGTATGGTCATGAACAGTCatgatggatttttttaaaaggaagttttACAGTGGCTTTGGGAACACAGGTGTGGCCTCATCCAGTCATGAAGGCACAGGGCATAGCAAAGCAACTGATTAAAGCAGCTTTCTTATCATTGACATCTTCCAACAGAATACCTAGGTCTAAAAAGCATTTGTCTTGGATAGATTTGCAAGTTTGGGAGAAAACAGATGTTCTTTGTTGAAACCCTGCAGGTGGTGGAGTTGCTGCTAGCTCGAGGGGCAAACAAGGAGCACAGGAATGTGTCTGATTACACACCTTTGAGCCTCGCCGCCTCGGGTGGCTACGTGAACATTATCAAGATTCTGCTGAATGCTGGGGCAGAAATCAATTCCAGGCAAGTTCCCTTTACAGCCCTTATCTCATGTGCTTGGTTGTGAGTTATGCGAGGAAAGGGTGTGTGTTTTCCCTGCCTAGTTTTCTCTGCCTGTGTGCATTTATGCCATGCATTTATTAGTTTATTATAGtcacatttctgaaatttctgattttttcgTTCTTCTCTTTCAGAACTGGTAGTAAACTGGGCATTTCTCCCTTGATGCTGGCAGCCATGAAtgggcacactgctgctgtcaaGCTGTTACTGGACATGGGCTCTGATATAAATGCCCAGATAGAGACCAACAGGAATACAGCTCTGACTCTGGCCTGTTTCCAAGGAAGAACTGAGGTGGTCAGCCTGCTGCTTGACAGAAAAGCTAACGTGGAACACAGAGCCAAGGTAAAGAGCAAACAGCTGGAAGGGTCTCCAGAGAGAGGTGCTTGTAAGTCTTCATGTCTGTCATTACGTGATTTCCTTGCCTCTGTCCAAGTCGGCTTCTCTAGTCCAGTTAACTGAACTGAACTAGATAatgtatagaaaaaaaatggctgCATTTAAAGGTTAAGATTTTGGTGGTTGAAAAGCTCATCAAAAATGTGTTACTTGAAAAACATGTTGATACATCTTCAGGTGCTTACAAGCGTAAGGGTGGTAATCCACTGTGTTTGTAAGTTCAATAAATAGTGTGTCAGGTCAGCCACTCACCCCCCACTAATGgcttctttctgctgcttgctTGTCCCAGACTGGTCTCACTCCATTAATGGAAGCAGCTTCTGGGGGATATGCCGAGGTGGGCAGGGTCCTACTGGACAAAGGTGCAGATGTCAACGCTCCCCCAGTACCTTCATCCAGAGATACAGCTTTAACCATTGCAGCAGACAAAGGGCACTACAAGTTCTGTGAGCTCCTCATCAGCAGGTATGGTGCTTGCAAGTgagcagcttaaaaaaaaaatgtatttagacTTCAGTTTCCCAGTCTACAagaatttttccaaatatccagTGAAGAGTTAGGAAATGGGAGAGGTTTCGTGTGTCAGTTGACTTTTACTACATGATTGAATTTATCCCATCTCTTCTTGGGGTCAGGATGCTTCCTTCTGCCTCAGTGCAGGGTTGTGATGGAACGTGTTTGGTTTTGCAGGGGAGCTCACATCGATGTGCGGAACAAGAAGGGGAACACTCCGCTGTGGCTGGCAGCGAATGGCGGGCACCTCGATGTTGTCCAGCTGCTggtccaggctggagctgacGTGGATGCAGCTGACAACAGGAAAATAACTCCTCTCATGGCAGCCTTCCGAAAGGTACAATGTGAAGTTCAGCTTGGTTCTTGGCTAGGATTGTCTTGCTCATCCCTACCTAGCTGTTAGAGGTAGAACACACTGATATTAATTACATATTTAGTATTATGTCAGTTTATTTGAATACTGGGCATTGAATCTTCAGAAACAGACATGTGTGTCGTGTGTAATGTCTCTGTTCAATTCTAATTGCAGTTTGCCTTACAGGCAGTGTAGTGAGGCTGGTTCTGGTGTGTGTGAGGGGTGAAATTTGCATGGTGTTTCTGTGTGATAGAGCTGGGGGGAAATAGGATTGGTTCCTTCTGCAAGAGAGGATGAGGACTTCAGTCAAAAAAAGTGCCATTTAGCCTGGTTTCGGTCTAGAGATGATTTCTGTTAGTCAGGGAGTGTAGTTGAGGTGTTGCAGTACTGGGGACTTGGCAGATGACTGTAGAAGCCTGTAGCTGTTAAGCTGTTATAGATGGGTGTCTGAAAAGTGCCCCCAGCAAGGCAGAAGTTTGTGCAAGTACTTCTGGAGTAAGGGCAACCTCACGAGAGGTAATTACTTGCCTTCTCTGGTGTCAGAAATGTGCCTCACTAGTTCAGAAGGTGAGAAAGATCTCAAGACAAGTGTTGAGAGCTTCATGTGTCGAGGAgttgcaaataaatattttgcaagaaGTGCTGGGACTGAAGTGTTTCTCAGTAAGGCCGAGGCAGCTGGTCTGATAGAAAGTGTTGTTGCTGCAATTTGTTTTGCAGGGTCATGTGAAAGTGGTGCGTTACCTGGTGAAAGAGGTAAACCAGTTCCCATCGGACTCGGAGTGCATGAGATACATAGCAACCATTACTGATAAGGTaaggtgggaggggaggaaacGCTTGACAAGGAGCAGTGTTGTGTCTCTGCTTCAGACACAGTGATACGAATTCTCTCTAGCTCGTTGGCCACCAGCtttcagccagagcaggagTCCCATTGGAACTTTTGAGGAAAAGCAGCGGGAATAAGAACACGTGGCACTTTGTACTCGATGTACTTTGTCATTTCAGGAGATGCTGAAGAAGTGCCACCTGTGCATGGAGTCAATTGTTCAAGCCAAAGACAGACAGGCTGCTGAAGCCAACAAAAATGCAAGCATTCTGCTGGAGGAACTGGACTTGGAGAAGGCAAGTGGTAGAGTTGCAGCTGGGAATATTTCTCCCTTAAAATTCCAATTTGACCTTCCTTCAAGATGGTAAGGTCAGTAGAAGTGGTTATTGGGGTATAGGAGTGTGTGTAATCACCATGATTGGAGTGTCTACAGCTGAGCATCTTCAGGTAATCTTTGAACTTCGCTATTTTTCAGAGACATTGGATCAGGAAATACCAACATAACTATTTCCTCTGTACCAAAAGAAGGATTTTCCAGTATTGTACCAAAAGAAGGATTTGTGAATATGATTAgtcaaaaaaaaagagtgtgGCATTTTCTAGTTATACTCATATGGGTCTTAGGTCTAAGCCCTATTTTGTGtcctgaatattaaaaaaataaactaatttaCTAAAAACCATGGTACTCTagtagaaataaaacagaaaaatccaaggACATAAAAAGCATTTGGATTTCTTGAAATGCAGGGGACATCTTGTAATGCTGTTCCATGTCCTTGACTTGTAGCTAAGGGAAGAAAGCAGGAGACTGGCTCTGGCTGccaaaagagagaagagaaaagagaaaaggaggaagaaaaaagaagaacaaaggCGAAAACTAGAAGAAATagaagcaaaaaataaagagaattttgaaCTTCAAGCTGCTCAGGAGAAAGAGAAGTTAAAAGCTGAAGGTGATTACTGCAATTTATTtctagaaaagaaagaattttggTATGAGCTGGTATGACATCTCTAATAGATTTACAGATGTCTCATAGCCAAAGGTTTGTGTGTTTCTTGGAGCTTTGTAAAAAAAGTTAGTCCTAAAGTTGTTTGATAGGACAGGTGTGGTTTGGAAAGCAAAATACTCAGGTTTCCTCAAAGCAGCTaaattcctcctgctttttctttactCTTGTATCAGATGATCCCGAGGTCCCAATGGAGCCTCCCAGTgctaccaccaccaccaccataGGTATATCTGCAACCTGGACAACATTAGCAGGCTCTCATGGGAAGAGGAATAACACCATCACCACAGCGAGctccaagaggaaaaacaggaaaaacaaagtaacCCCTGATAACGTTCAGATTATATTTGATGATCAGCTTCCAATTTCCTATAGCCAGCCTGAGAAGGTGAATGGGGAgtccaagagcagcagcacgaGTGAgagtggtgacagtgacaatatGAGGATCTCCAGCTGCAGTGACGAGAGCAGCAATAGCAACAGCAGCCACAAAAGTGACAATCATTCCTCCACAGCTGTCACTAACACACAGAGCAACAAAAAGCAGCCCTCGGTGCTCGTCACTTGTCCCAAGGATGAGAGGAAAGCAGTCCCTGGCAAGTCATCCATCAAGTGAGTTCCTGTGACCATGTATGCAAAGTGCAAGtcatcctttctttttattctaCATAATGACAGCATTTAATTCCTTTTGCAGGTTGTCTGAAGTTATCAATGAAGTGACGAGTAATTCCTTGTCTACTTGCACAAAATCCACTCCTTCTCCCCTTTCTTCTCCAAATGGAAAGCTAACCATTGCTAGTCCTAAACGTGGtcaaaaaagggaagaaggTTGGAAGGAAGTTGTGAGAAGGTAAGCACAATAATTCCCCTAATTCCCTTTGATGCTGTCCTTTGTGCAGCCTTCCTTGGCGTTGCTGAATGACCTTCTTACTGGGTTTGAGATCTCACAAAGTTGCTTTTGCATAGCTTGAATCAGAAAATACACTGTTCCTTTGACCAGCCTGCCCACAGCTTCTTGCTTGCCATGGAAGTGTTTCCTACTTaatattgttctttttttatatagATCGAAGAAGGTTTCTGTCCCATCAACTGTGATTTCCAGAGTTATTGGCAGAGGAGGATGTAACATCAACGCGATCCGGGAGTGCACGGGAGCGCATATAGACATTGACAAACAGAAGGATAAAACTGGAGACCGAATCATCACAATAAGGTGAGCAGGATCCTGCTTTGGCTCTGTCCTGTGGGTATTCTCTCCTTGTAGAGTGTTTTGTTTGTCTGCATAGGGAAGTTAACGGCTTCATATGGTTTTTCCTTGGAGGATCTTTTGACAGCAGGGGAGATGAATGGGGTGGGGAAACAGAGAATTGCCACCAGCAGGTACAAAAGACAAGCTTGAGAGAGAAGGTGAAACCTAAATGTCGGGGTTCTGTGTTTGTGTTAGGGTGATGATGGGCTGGATCGTGTGTGGGAGGTCTTTGGCTAATGTAATGCGTGTAAATGTTTTCAATGCACTTTCCCTGTCCTTCCGGTTTGTAGGGGTGGCACAGAGTCCACCAGACAGGCCACACAGTTAATCAACGCTCTGATTAAGGATCCAGATAAGGAAATCGATGAACTTATTCCAAAGAACCGTTTGAAAAGTTCAACTGTCAATTCCAAAATAGGGTCCTCGACACCTGCCACCACTACAGCTGCTAACAGTTCTCTGGTGGGCATCAAAGTGACCACCGTAGCTGCTTCGTCGGCGTCTCAGTCGGCCTCCGCGCTCACCGTGCCTGCCATCTCCTCGGCCTCCACCCACAAAAGCATTAAGAACCCCGTGAACAACGTGCGGCCCGGGTTCCAGGTGTCTCTCCCGCTGGCATATCCTCCTCCGCAGTTTGCACACGCGCTCCTCGCCGCTCAGACTTTCCAGCAGATCCGTCCGCCGCGGCTGCCCATGACGCACTTCGGAGGCACCTTCCCCCCGGCCCAGTCCACGTGGGGCCCGTTTCCCGTCAGGCCGCTGAGCCCCGCCAGAGCCACCAACTCGCCCAAACCTCACATGGTGCCTCGCCACAACAGCCAGAACAGCAGCGGCTCTCAGGTGAATTCAGCGAGCTCTCTGACCACCAGTCCCACGGCCACCACGACTTCGGTGGCCTCCACCGCGCCCGGATCTTCGGCGAGCGGCAACAACCCGAGCTCCCCCTCGGTCCGGAGGCAGCTGTTCGTCACGGTGGTGAAGACGTCCAACGCCACCACCACCACCGTGACGACCACGGCGAGCAACACGAGCACGGCGCCCACCAACGCCACGTACCCGACTCCTACTGCCAAAGAACACTACCCCGCCTCGTCCCCCTCGTCGCCCTCTCCGCCCGCGCAGCCGGCGGCCGCGTCCCGCAGCAGTCCTCCCGACTGCGCCGCCGCCTCTCCCAATAAAGGCGCGCCGCCGCCCGAGCCGGAGGCGGGCAGCCCGCCCGCCGTGGATGCGGGCGGCTcgaccagcagcaggcagcccaaccctgggaccagcagctcctctgtgcatCCTGCTCATCAGCAGCCCCCGGGAGCTCCTCTGCCAGAGGCCAGGCCCCCTCTCCAGCAACCTCAGGTTCCTGCACCAGATCCTCGCATGGTCGTGCCTCCGAATTTAGCGGCGCCGAGCTCGTCCGCTCCCGCGGTAGGTGCGAGCGCCGCTCCCATGGCCTACCCTGTGCCCCAGACGTCCATGGGGTCCGCTCAGCCCGCGGCCAAGATGGAAACCCCAGCCATCAGACCGCCTGTCCACGGAACCGGCAGCGTCCCCAAGAATGCCGCCCCTGCGCAAAGCTCCTCCGTCGCAGTCCTCAACGTTAACCACATCAAAAGGCCCCACAGCGTTCCTTCTTCAGTGCAGCTTCCTTCTACCTTAAGTACACAAAGTGCTTCTCAGAATTCGGCCCACCCGGCGAGCAAGCCCATGGGGAACAACTTCAGTGCTACTCTGCCGTTCGGGCCCTTTAGTACGTTGTTTGAGAACAGCCCCACGTCCGCTCATGCCTTCTGGGGCGGGTCCGTCGTTTCCTCTCAGACAACACCAGAATCCATGCTATCAGCAAAGTCCTCGTTTTTGCCAAATTCAGAGCCGTTACATCAGTCTGATACTTCCAAAGCCCCAGGTTTTAGGCCACCGTTACAGAGGCCAGCTCCAAGTCCCTCAGGTAACTCTCTGGTTTGTGTCCATACTGTAATCATACAGTTTATTCTTGTGCTTTTTAAGCCAAGTTGAGTTCATTTCAAGTGTGCCCTGTCAAATCTAGTAACTGTTTGGCAGCCGATGGGCTTGATAAAATAGAGTTTTTGCCATTCCAGTCTGTTCCTCTCCAATAGCTGAGATAATAAGGCACTCTAATTTTcacctcccttccctgccacaTAGTGACTCTGATACCTTGTCCTGAGGCTGCAGAAAAATATGCAGCATCTTCTAAAGGTTAGGATGGTTAAAAAAGTGGTGTTTTAATATCAACTTGTAACTTACAAGAGATGTGTTCTTTTAGTTACTAATTTTGATccaaaaaatataatttccttgACTGCCTGAATTTTTTAGTGAGATGTTGAACCTTCTGCCCAAAATGGAGGACAAGGGGTTGTCACAGAATCTGTTACCTAGCTTCCAGAAATTACATGGTTTGGACCATCTCTGCCTGTTTCTGTAGGACCACTGTGGCATTAATGGATTGAGAGATACAACAGCACTTTTTCCATATTTTGTGAATAGGATGGTATTGAATTTTTTCGTCTTGACACACTACTCAGCATTTTGACTGTGGCCCTGTATGCCCCTAAGATACACAAAAGCATTTGTCTTAGATCcctaagattttattttttcctttcttcattgAAGAGGACATGAAGGGAGGGGTAATTCTTGTATTTTTAGTATCTTGGCTAATTGGTGACGTTTGATAATAATGGAATAAGAATGATTCTTGATTTAGATAGCACAACTGCCACATACTGAATAGACTTGCAGAGTCTGAAGCTTAATACcagttttctttggaaaattatAACACACGCCCCCAAAGGTGGATTGGCTCAAagttttccttttgtcctttttatttCCGTGATAGGGGCGACCTCTCGATGGAGTGTTGGAGCTCTGGGAGTCACCTGTGCCCGTTTTCTCTTGCAGGTATTGTCAGTATGGATTCTCCCTATGCTTCTGTAACACCTTCTTCTACACACCTGGGGAGCTTTGCCTCGAACCTGTCGGGAGGGCCGATCTACGCGCCCGGCACGCCGCTGGGCGCAGCGCCTGCAGCTGCTAACTTCAACAGACagcatttttcccctcttaGTTTATTGCCTCCATGTTCATCAGCATCCAACGGTGAGTTCTGCTCGGCAGGAAGCTGCTGTGTAAATGAAACTGCCTCACTGAGCTGCGTAAGGAATTCCGGGAGAAAATCCTTAGGGCAGGTTCTGGTGCTTTCCCCTACCTTTGGCCCCTGCAGTTGGGAGTTTTTTGGATGGGAAATTAATAAGCTGTTGAGTGCTGGTTTATTTAGGGAATATGTTGGTCTTTTTTATTGGCAAAAATAATGACCAAAAAAACCTTCAGGGAACAAATcaaatagaagaagaaaaaaacaaacccaacagaAAGGTGGGGTTATGTGGACTTAATTCAGCTCTGGTGTAGGATGTAATCCTCAAATCCTCTGTTGCTGGTAGACAGTGATGCTTAGTCCTCCAGTGTCCTCCAGTGGCTGAGCTGCCAGGGCGTGATAAGCATTTTAGGTAAGGGATTAAATCAGTGGGGAATATCTCTGtgatctggaaataaaattatcctGAGGTGGATGAATCTGACATTAACCAGCTCCCTGTTGTCAGCTGTTGGACCTTGAAGGGTGGGATGTGGCTGCGATCACTAAGTGCTCCTGTTGCTCTCCCTGCAGAATCTCCTGCTCAGTCCGTGTCCTCTGGAGTCCGAGCACCCTCTCCCACCccttcagcagtgtccttgGGATCAGAAAAACCCAGTAACGTTTCTCAGGACAGAAAAGTTCCTGTTCCTATTGGCACTGAACGGTCTGCACGTATTAGACAAACTGGAACGTCTACTCCTTCTGTAATTGGGAGCAACTTGGCTGCCCCAGTGGGACACAGTGGGATCTGGTCCTTCGAAGGTATAGGTGGCAGTCAAGGTATGTGTTGTTCATAGATGCACTTGAACTGATCACACCATTGTGTTTGCCAAACTTGCCTTCAGCACAGGAGCATGCAGAAGCGAGTGCCGGAAAACGCAGAAATGATCTTTCCAAAGGATTTGGAGCAAGACTTTTCTCAGCCTTCCTATCCACTTAATTGTTTTAACAAGGTTTCTGAAACCCTCAGGGGTTCTGAAACATCCTGGCTGTGAAGATCTGGTAGTCCAAATTcgagcaggaaaaacaaaaacagggTTTCCAGGGATGAACACAGTGAGGATCATTGAATTTAGGATGCAAGGAAGTTAAGGTCTCACAAGATAATTGTGTGGAGTTTTTTGTTGATAAAGAGATTGTTTGTACAGTAGGAGTTAATATTTCATTTGTAGCTAAGGTAGAAGTTCTTGTGCTGAGAATGGTGCTTTTATAAAGTGATAATATTCTACATTTGAgtttcctttggttttttcAGCCATTTGCCTTCTAGCACAAGGCTCTTGGCTCTCCTGGAGTCACATAGAATTTagtatttcagaatttattaACAATTTCAGTTagtgtttttttcatattgattgggtttttttttttttttgtgtggagTTATAAtttctttagggttttttttttttttttttttttttttttttttttttttttttgcttgggaTGAGGGATAGGAATATTGAGATTGTGTTGGATTGGGCCTCTGGATGCCCTGTCAGCCTCCTGGCAGGTTTGCCAAGAGTTCTGCCTTTATTGCTCAGGGCTTTATCCAAtctgctctggaaaacctgCAAGGCTTGGAACTGCTCCACCTCGCAGAGCAGTCTGTTTGATTGGGTCCTTGACTGAGTCCAGACAGCTGAAGCTTTTAATTGACTGACTGTGCTggaatttttccccaaatacaAACCGTCTTTTTAACTTCACTAGTGGCCTTTTCCCGGGTAAAGCTTtagaaatttagaaatatttgcattgtGTAAAAGTTGTGCTTTCTGCTTTGGTCAATTACTTcaacattttgattttcagttCACAATGGGATTGGCTCTTCTGTACCTGAGTATTAGAAGTGTTTCTGTACTCTTTCTCCAAATACACTTCTcttatgttttgttttgaaaattgGATTTCTGGATGTCTGGGGTTTGAACTGTAGCACCAATACCAAGCTGCCTCTGATGAATTCACAGAATTAGAATGAGAGGACATATCTGCAGCTGGTTATTTTCTGGTCTTGGTTTGCACAGATACTTCTGTGTCCCTTGGTAGTAAAGTAGAGCAAATGGTCTTTGTAGTGTACATAcccttcccacagccccaaaGGCACGAGGAATTGAGGTTTTTGGAGGAGGGGGAGTTAGCCCAAATTCCAGCTTTGCTGTTGAGAT
This genomic window contains:
- the ANKRD17 gene encoding ankyrin repeat domain-containing protein 17 isoform X3; the encoded protein is MEKAVGAAVAVTAEEGGGEGGGGEAGSATAGPGPPEGPSGPGAAPSPCGPGAAGLVRVCDLLLKKKAVPGKAKRGGRAARPASSSESGGGGSESSNNGSDDEEEEEEEEEDEEEEEEEEEVSEVESFILDQDDLENPMLETASKLLLSSTADGADLRTVDPETQARLEALLEAAGIGKLSTADGKAFADPEVLRRLTSSVSCALDEAAAALTRMRAESTASAGQTDNRSLAEACSEGDVNAVRKLLIEGRSVNEHTEEGESLLCLACSAGYYELAQVLLAMHANVEDRGIKGDITPLMAAANGGHVKIVKLLLAHGADVNAQSSTGNTALTYACAGGYVDVVKVLLESGASIEDHNENGHTPLMEAGSAGHVEVARVLLENGAGINTHSNEFKESALTLACYKGHLEMVRFLLEAGADQEHKTDEMHTALMEACMDGHVEVARLLLDSGAQVNMPADSFESPLTLAACGGHVELAALLIERGANLEEVNDEGYTPLMEAAREGHEEMVALLLGQGANINAQTEETQETALTLACCGGFLEVADFLIKAGADIELGCSTPLMEAAQEGHLELVKYLLAAGANVHATTATGDTALTYACENGHTDVADVLLQAGADLEHESEGGRTPLMKAARAGHVCTVQFLISKGANVNRTTANNDHTVLSLACAGGHLAVVELLLAHGADPTHRLKDGSTMLIEAAKGGHTSVVCYLLDYPNNLLSAPPPDATQLTPPSHDLNRAPRVPVQALPMVVPPQEPDKPPANVATTLPIRNKAVSGRASAMSNTPTHSIATSVSQPQTPTPSPIISPSAMLPIYPAIDIDAQTESNHDTALTLACAGGHEELVQTLLERGANIEHRDKKGFTPLILAATAGHVGVVEILLDNGADIEAQSERTKDTPLSLACSGGRQEVVELLLARGANKEHRNVSDYTPLSLAASGGYVNIIKILLNAGAEINSRTGSKLGISPLMLAAMNGHTAAVKLLLDMGSDINAQIETNRNTALTLACFQGRTEVVSLLLDRKANVEHRAKTGLTPLMEAASGGYAEVGRVLLDKGADVNAPPVPSSRDTALTIAADKGHYKFCELLISRGAHIDVRNKKGNTPLWLAANGGHLDVVQLLVQAGADVDAADNRKITPLMAAFRKGHVKVVRYLVKEVNQFPSDSECMRYIATITDKEMLKKCHLCMESIVQAKDRQAAEANKNASILLEELDLEKLREESRRLALAAKREKRKEKRRKKKEEQRRKLEEIEAKNKENFELQAAQEKEKLKAEDDPEVPMEPPSATTTTTIGISATWTTLAGSHGKRNNTITTASSKRKNRKNKVTPDNVQIIFDDQLPISYSQPEKVNGESKSSSTSESGDSDNMRISSCSDESSNSNSSHKSDNHSSTAVTNTQSNKKQPSVLVTCPKDERKAVPGKSSIKLSEVINEVTSNSLSTCTKSTPSPLSSPNGKLTIASPKRGQKREEGWKEVVRRSKKVSVPSTVISRVIGRGGCNINAIRECTGAHIDIDKQKDKTGDRIITIRGGTESTRQATQLINALIKDPDKEIDELIPKNRLKSSTVNSKIGSSTPATTTAANSSLVGIKVTTVAASSASQSASALTVPAISSASTHKSIKNPVNNVRPGFQVSLPLAYPPPQFAHALLAAQTFQQIRPPRLPMTHFGGTFPPAQSTWGPFPVRPLSPARATNSPKPHMVPRHNSQNSSGSQVNSASSLTTSPTATTTSVASTAPGSSASGNNPSSPSVRRQLFVTVVKTSNATTTTVTTTASNTSTAPTNATYPTPTAKEHYPASSPSSPSPPAQPAAASRSSPPDCAAASPNKGAPPPEPEAGSPPAVDAGGSTSSRQPNPGTSSSSVHPAHQQPPGAPLPEARPPLQQPQVPAPDPRMVVPPNLAAPSSSAPAVGASAAPMAYPVPQTSMGSAQPAAKMETPAIRPPVHGTGSVPKNAAPAQSSSVAVLNVNHIKRPHSVPSSVQLPSTLSTQSASQNSAHPASKPMGNNFSATLPFGPFSTLFENSPTSAHAFWGGSVVSSQTTPESMLSAKSSFLPNSEPLHQSDTSKAPGFRPPLQRPAPSPSGIVSMDSPYASVTPSSTHLGSFASNLSGGPIYAPGTPLGAAPAAANFNRQHFSPLSLLPPCSSASNESPAQSVSSGVRAPSPTPSAVSLGSEKPSNVSQDRKVPVPIGTERSARIRQTGTSTPSVIGSNLAAPVGHSGIWSFEGIGGSQDKVDWCHSGMGSHMIHRPMSDPGVFSHQAMDRDSTGIVTPSGTFHQPVPAGYMDFPKVGGMPFSVYGNAIIPPVAPITDGTGGPIFNGPHAADPSWNSLIKMVSNSTENNGPQTVWTGTWTPHMNSVHMNQLG